One genomic window of Aethina tumida isolate Nest 87 chromosome 3, icAetTumi1.1, whole genome shotgun sequence includes the following:
- the LOC109599907 gene encoding ADP-ribosylation factor 4 has translation MGLIFSNFMCKLFGKKQIRILMVGLDGAGKTTILYRMKLGEAVHTIPTIGFNVEHVEYKNLCFTIWDVGGQDKLRRLWRHYFQNSQGIIYVVDSCDRDRIDETASELKKMLYEYELENAVLLVIANKQDVPLAMSLDEIADKLHLQDLRSRKWHIQGACGTKGFGLKEGFDWLTEELGQV, from the exons ATGggcttaatattttctaattttatgtgTAAACTATTCGGTAAAAAACAAATCAGAATTCTCATGGTAGGTTTGGACGGTGCTGGCAAAACGACGATTTTGTACAGAATGAAGTTGGGCGAAGCTGTGCACACTATACCAACAATCGGTTTCAACGTTGAACATGTTGAGTACAAGAATCTTTGTTTCACTATTTGGGATGTTGGAGGTCAGGACAAATTGCGGCGTCTGTGGAGGCATTATTTTCAGAATTCGCAGGGAATAATTTACGTCG TTGATTCATGTGATCGAGATAGAATAGACGAAACCGCAAGTGAATTGAAGAAGATGCTTTACGAGTACGAATTGGAGAACGCCGTACTTTTGGTAATTGCTAATAAGCAGGACGTCCCATTGGCAATGTCTTTAGATGAAATTGCTGATAAGCTCCATCTTCAGGATTTACGGAGTCGAAAGTGGCACATTCAGGGAGCATGCGGTACTAAAGGTTTTGGTTTAAAGGAAGGTTTTGATTGGCTTACCGAGGAACTTGGCCAAGTATAA
- the LOC109599895 gene encoding neurofilament heavy polypeptide-like: MKTLIFLVGFLVVNGKGSVIPHEVYGVPHEYSAHFQQQQQQAASKTVSNIYESKIEYSAPASPAEVYGVPEVRKPAETYGVPAEVYGVPKEEKPVVVTKYSYTIPEEAPKPAITYGVPEVRKPAEVYGVPEVRKPAETYGIPEVRKPAETYGVPEVRKPAETYGVPAEVYGVPKEEKPVVVTKYSYTIPEEAPKPAITYGVPEVRKPAEIYGVPEVRKPAETYGVPAVRKPAETYGVPAEVYGVPKKEKPVVVTKYSYTIPEEAPKPAITYGVPDVRKPADVYGVPEVRKPANVYGVPEVRKPAEIYGVPEVRKPAETYGVPAVRKPAETYGVPAEVYGVPKEEKPVVVTKYSYTIPEEAPKPAITYGVPEVRKPADVYGVPEVRKPAEVYGVPEVRKPVESYGVPAVRKPAETYGVPAEVYGVPKEEKPVVVTKYSYTIPEEAPKPAFTYGVPEVRKPAEVYGVPEVRKPAEVYGVPEAKKPAETYGVPEVRKPAETYGVPAEIYGVPKKEKPVVVTKYSYTIPEEAPKPSITYGVPEVRKPADVYGVPEVRKPAEVYGLPEVRKPSETYGVPAVKKPAETYGVPAEVYGVPKEEKPIVVTKYSYTIPEEAPKPAVTYGVPEVRKPAEAYGVPTEVYGLPEVRKPAETYGLPEVRKPAETYGVPEVRKPAKTYGVPEVRKPAETYGVPSEVYGVPKEEKPVVVTTYSYTIPEEVPKPAVTYGVPEVRKPAEVYGPPEVRKPAETYGVPAEAYSVPVQPHAVYGVPNEYKFEVESQ; encoded by the exons atgaaGACT ttaatatttttagtgggTTTCTTAGTAGTAAATGGGAAAGGGTCTGTTATTCCTCATGAAGTTTATGGTGTACCTCACGAATATTCTGCTCattttcaacaacaacaacaacaagctGCCTCAAAAActgtatcaaatatttacgaGTCAAAAATCGAATATAGTGCACCGGCAAGTCCTGCTGAAGTTTACGGTGTGCCAGAAGTAAGAAAACCTGCAGAAACCTATGGAGTACCAGCTGAGGTTTATGGTGTGCCAAAGGAAGAAAAACCAGTTGTTGTTACTAAATACTCATACACAATTCCCGAAGAAGCACCAAAACCTGCTATTACTTATGGTGTACCTGAAGTAAGAAAGCCAGCTGAAGTTTACGGAGTACCGGAAGTAAGGAAACCAGCTGAAACCTACGGTATACCAGAAGTAAGGAAACCAGCAGAAACCTATGGTGTACCAGAAGTAAGAAAACCAGCAGAAACCTATGGAGTACCAGCTGAAGTATACGGTGTTCCAAAAGAAGAAAAACCAGTTGTTGTTACTAAATACTCATATACTATTCCCGAAGAAGCGCCTAAGCCTGCCATTACTTATGGAGTACCAGAAGTAAGAAAGCCAGCTGAAATTTACGGAGTACCGGAAGTAAGGAAGCCTGCAGAAACCTACGGTGTACCAGCTGTAAGGAAACCAGCGGAAACTTACGGAGTACCAGCTGAAGTATATGGTGTgccaaaaaaagaaaaaccagTTGTTGTTACTAAATACTCATACACAATTCCCGAAGAAGCACCAAAACCTGCCATTACTTATGGTGTACCAGATGTAAGAAAGCCAGCTGATGTTTACGGAGTACCAGAAGTAAGAAAGCCAGCTAACGTTTACGGAGTTCCAGAAGTAAGAAAGCCAGCAGAAATTTACGGAGTACCAGAAGTAAGAAAGCCAGCAGAAACCTATGGAGTACCAGCTGTAAGGAAACCAGCGGAAACTTATGGAGTACCAGCTGAAGTATATGGTGTGCCAAAAGAAGAAAAACCCGTTGTTGTTACTAAATACTCATACACAATTCCCGAAGAAGCACCAAAACCTGCCATTACTTATGGTGTACCAGAAGTAAGAAAGCCAGCTGACGTTTACGGAGTTCCAGAAGTAAGAAAGCCAGCAGAAGTTTACGGAGTACCAGAAGTAAGAAAGCCAGTAGAATCCTATGGAGTACCAGCTGTAAGGAAACCAGCGGAAACTTATGGAGTACCAGCTGAAGTATATGGTGTGCCAAAAGAAGAAAAACCTGTTGTTGTCACTAAATACTCATACACAATTCCCGAAGAAGCACCAAAACCTGCCTTTACTTATGGTGTACCAGAAGTAAGAAAGCCAGCTGAAGTTTACGGAGTACCAGAAGTAAGGAAGCCAGCTGAAGTTTACGGAGTACCAGAAGCAAAAAAGCCAGCAGAAACCTATGGTGTACCAGAAGTAAGGAAACCAGCGGAAACTTACGGAGTACCAGCTGAAATATATGGTGTaccaaaaaaagaaaaacccGTTGTTGTTACTAAATACTCATACACAATTCCCGAAGAAGCACCAAAACCTTCCATTACTTATGGTGTACCAGAAGTAAGAAAGCCAGCTGACGTTTACGGAGTACCAGAAGTAAGAAAACCAGCTGAAGTTTATGGTCTACCAGAAGTAAGGAAACCATCAGAAACCTATGGTGTACCAGCTGTAAAGAAACCAGCGGAAACTTACGGAGTACCAGCTGAAGTATATGGTGTGCCAAAAGAAGAAAAACCCATTGTTGTTACTAAATACTCATATACCATTCCCGAAGAAGCTCCTAAACCTGCCGTTACTTATGGAGTACCAGAAGTAAGAAAACCAGCAGAAGCCTATGGTGTACCAACTGAAGTGTATGGTCTACCAGAAGTAAGGAAACCCGCAGAAACCTATGGTCTACCAGAAGTAAGGAAACCAGCAGAAACCTATGGAGTGCCAGAAGTAAGGAAACCAGCTAAAACCTATGGAGTACCAGAAGTAAGGAAACCGGCAGAAACCTATGGAGTACCATCGGAAGTATATGGTGTTCCAAAAGAGGAAAAACCAGTTGTTGTTACTACATACTCATATACCATTCCTGAAGAAGTGCCAAAACCTGCTGTTACTTATGGTGTACCAGAAGTAAGAAAGCCAGCTGAAGTTTACGGACCCCCAGAAGTAAGAAAGCCAGCAGAAACCTATGGAGTGCCAGCTGAAGCTTATAGCGTTCCTGTACAACCACATGCTGTATATGGTGTACCAAATGAATACAAGTTTGAAGTAGAGTCTCAGTAA
- the LOC109599906 gene encoding putative thiamine transporter SLC35F3 isoform X5: protein MTSSKEGSGGDIPTIFNPRGGGGGPTGRQRTPSVLITDDSVANGPFSHADSVSSQQESAGEPLTPPAPTGLAGKLKSCSTSICSKNARKIYFGIWVTLCVTASWVGTTHSIKYLYLRRPYDEEVDDTVLLPHDTSGINMTILQTRYTAPYQAPFFTTWFVTNWTMLFFPLYFLSRLSTRRCQSVSEIFSESIRDFRDKGFTMGRFMIRCSLFCILWVGTNYMYIMSLRILLATDVMALFATNVSFVYLLSWVILHEQFVGIRIMAVIICDTGVALLAYMDGITGSPTLGGVVLATSAAAGSAVYKVLFKKVIGDATYGQVALFFSIIGMLNAALLWPLSLGLILTGVETLAWERLPWPALLASSSLYLVANLLGNFSVALTYDLFITLGLIMAVPVSAALDVLLYGAQFEGMKLAGMILIAVGFFLVMFPSNWPDYITRLLRRGTRFFQGKKYHHVESQCEYALTKPGQKT from the exons ATGACGTCCTCGAAGGAGGGTAGCGGGGGTGATATTCCCACAATCTTCAATCCCCGGGGCGGGGGCGGTGGCCCGACAGGACGTCAGAGGACACCGAGTGTCCTCATAACCGACGACAGCGTAGCGAACGGACCGTTCTCGCACGCGGACTCCGTCAGCAGTCAGCAGGAATCGGCGGGTGAACCGCTCACGCCCCCGGCCCCCACCGGACTCGCCGGAAAGTTGAAGAGCTGCTCCACGTCGATCTGTTCCAAGAATGCCAGGAAG ATCTATTTTGGAATCTGGGTAACTTTATGTGTAACTGCATCGTGGGTAGGAACAACTCATTCTATCAAATACTTGTACCTGAGGAGACCATACGATGAAGAAGTTGATGACACAGTTTTGCTACCCCACGATACTTCTGGTATTAATATGACTATTTTACAAACAAGATat ACAGCACCTTATCAAGCTCCATTCTTTACCACGTGGTTCGTAACGAATTGGACTATGCTGTTCTTTCCCTTATACTTCTTGAGTCGCTTAAGTACCAGACGTTGTCAATCAGTCTCGGAAATTTTCTCGGAGAGCATAAGGGACTTCAGAGATAAAGGTTTCACTATGG GTCGGTTTATGATACGATGTAGTTTGTTCTGTATTTTATGGGTGGGCACAAACTACATGTATATAATGTCATTGCGAATACTCCTAGCAACGGACGTAATGGCACTATTCGCGACTAATGTCTCTTTCGTCTACCTTTTGTCTTGGGTTATATTACACGAACAATTTGTTGGGATTCGT ATAATGGCTGTGATAATCTGCGACACAGGGGTAGCTTTGCTGGCCTACATGGACGGCATAACAGGCAGTCCAACTTTGGGGGGCGTGGTGCTGGCGACGTCTGCGGCAGCCGGTTCGGCCGTCTACAAGGTGCTGTTCAAGAAGGTGATCGGCGACGCCACATATGGTCAGGTGGCATTGTTCTTCTCCATCATCGGTATGCTGAACGCTGCCCTACTGTGGCCGCTTAGTCTGGGGCTGATTCTCACAGGGGTGGAGACGCTTGCGTGGGAGCGTTTGCCTTGGCCCGCGTTGCTTGCATCCTCCTCTTTATATCTAG TTGCCAATCTATTGGGAAACTTCAGTGTTGCCCTAACCTACgacttatttattactttaggACTAATTATGGCCGTCCCTGTCTCCGCAG CGTTGGACGTGTTACTTTATGGTGCTCAATTTGAGGGTATGAAATTGGCCGGAATGATTCTCATCGCCGTAGGATTTTTCCTTGTCATGTTCCCTTCTAACTGGCCAGATTATATCACTAGATTGCTCAG aAGAGGAACGCGATTCTTCCAGGGGAAG AAATATCATCATGTTGAGTCACAGTGCGAG tatgcCCTCACCAAACCGGGGCAAAAAACGTGA
- the LOC109599906 gene encoding putative thiamine transporter SLC35F3 isoform X4, with product MTSSKEGSGGDIPTIFNPRGGGGGPTGRQRTPSVLITDDSVANGPFSHADSVSSQQESAGEPLTPPAPTGLAGKLKSCSTSICSKNARKIYFGIWVTLCVTASWVGTTHSIKYLYLRRPYDEEVDDTVLLPHDTSGINMTILQTRYTAPYQAPFFTTWFVTNWTMLFFPLYFLSRLSTRRCQSVSEIFSESIRDFRDKGFTMGRFMIRCSLFCILWVGTNYMYIMSLRILLATDVMALFATNVSFVYLLSWVILHEQFVGIRIMAVIICDTGVALLAYMDGITGSPTLGGVVLATSAAAGSAVYKVLFKKVIGDATYGQVALFFSIIGMLNAALLWPLSLGLILTGVETLAWERLPWPALLASSSLYLVANLLGNFSVALTYDLFITLGLIMAVPVSAALDVLLYGAQFEGMKLAGMILIAVGFFLVMFPSNWPDYITRLLRNIIMLSHSASMPSPNRGKKRELMYVCVVCCVVLLMLYKIR from the exons ATGACGTCCTCGAAGGAGGGTAGCGGGGGTGATATTCCCACAATCTTCAATCCCCGGGGCGGGGGCGGTGGCCCGACAGGACGTCAGAGGACACCGAGTGTCCTCATAACCGACGACAGCGTAGCGAACGGACCGTTCTCGCACGCGGACTCCGTCAGCAGTCAGCAGGAATCGGCGGGTGAACCGCTCACGCCCCCGGCCCCCACCGGACTCGCCGGAAAGTTGAAGAGCTGCTCCACGTCGATCTGTTCCAAGAATGCCAGGAAG ATCTATTTTGGAATCTGGGTAACTTTATGTGTAACTGCATCGTGGGTAGGAACAACTCATTCTATCAAATACTTGTACCTGAGGAGACCATACGATGAAGAAGTTGATGACACAGTTTTGCTACCCCACGATACTTCTGGTATTAATATGACTATTTTACAAACAAGATat ACAGCACCTTATCAAGCTCCATTCTTTACCACGTGGTTCGTAACGAATTGGACTATGCTGTTCTTTCCCTTATACTTCTTGAGTCGCTTAAGTACCAGACGTTGTCAATCAGTCTCGGAAATTTTCTCGGAGAGCATAAGGGACTTCAGAGATAAAGGTTTCACTATGG GTCGGTTTATGATACGATGTAGTTTGTTCTGTATTTTATGGGTGGGCACAAACTACATGTATATAATGTCATTGCGAATACTCCTAGCAACGGACGTAATGGCACTATTCGCGACTAATGTCTCTTTCGTCTACCTTTTGTCTTGGGTTATATTACACGAACAATTTGTTGGGATTCGT ATAATGGCTGTGATAATCTGCGACACAGGGGTAGCTTTGCTGGCCTACATGGACGGCATAACAGGCAGTCCAACTTTGGGGGGCGTGGTGCTGGCGACGTCTGCGGCAGCCGGTTCGGCCGTCTACAAGGTGCTGTTCAAGAAGGTGATCGGCGACGCCACATATGGTCAGGTGGCATTGTTCTTCTCCATCATCGGTATGCTGAACGCTGCCCTACTGTGGCCGCTTAGTCTGGGGCTGATTCTCACAGGGGTGGAGACGCTTGCGTGGGAGCGTTTGCCTTGGCCCGCGTTGCTTGCATCCTCCTCTTTATATCTAG TTGCCAATCTATTGGGAAACTTCAGTGTTGCCCTAACCTACgacttatttattactttaggACTAATTATGGCCGTCCCTGTCTCCGCAG CGTTGGACGTGTTACTTTATGGTGCTCAATTTGAGGGTATGAAATTGGCCGGAATGATTCTCATCGCCGTAGGATTTTTCCTTGTCATGTTCCCTTCTAACTGGCCAGATTATATCACTAGATTGCTCAG AAATATCATCATGTTGAGTCACAGTGCGAG tatgcCCTCACCAAACCGGGGCAAAAAACGTGAATTGATGTATGTATGTGTAGTGTGTTGCGTTGTTCTCCTGATGCTGTACAAAATACGATAG
- the LOC109599906 gene encoding putative thiamine transporter SLC35F3 isoform X2, giving the protein MTSSKEGSGGDIPTIFNPRGGGGGPTGRQRTPSVLITDDSVANGPFSHADSVSSQQESAGEPLTPPAPTGLAGKLKSCSTSICSKNARKIYFGIWVTLCVTASWVGTTHSIKYLYLRRPYDEEVDDTVLLPHDTSGINMTILQTRYTAPYQAPFFTTWFVTNWTMLFFPLYFLSRLSTRRCQSVSEIFSESIRDFRDKGFTMGRFMIRCSLFCILWVGTNYMYIMSLRILLATDVMALFATNVSFVYLLSWVILHEQFVGIRIMAVIICDTGVALLAYMDGITGSPTLGGVVLATSAAAGSAVYKVLFKKVIGDATYGQVALFFSIIGMLNAALLWPLSLGLILTGVETLAWERLPWPALLASSSLYLVANLLGNFSVALTYDLFITLGLIMAVPVSAALDVLLYGAQFEGMKLAGMILIAVGFFLVMFPSNWPDYITRLLRNIIMLSHSASHASTAARPEMEQAEQAWERTGAAPSRRRRLSHRLYSLASPFTVGQGAVTVDA; this is encoded by the exons ATGACGTCCTCGAAGGAGGGTAGCGGGGGTGATATTCCCACAATCTTCAATCCCCGGGGCGGGGGCGGTGGCCCGACAGGACGTCAGAGGACACCGAGTGTCCTCATAACCGACGACAGCGTAGCGAACGGACCGTTCTCGCACGCGGACTCCGTCAGCAGTCAGCAGGAATCGGCGGGTGAACCGCTCACGCCCCCGGCCCCCACCGGACTCGCCGGAAAGTTGAAGAGCTGCTCCACGTCGATCTGTTCCAAGAATGCCAGGAAG ATCTATTTTGGAATCTGGGTAACTTTATGTGTAACTGCATCGTGGGTAGGAACAACTCATTCTATCAAATACTTGTACCTGAGGAGACCATACGATGAAGAAGTTGATGACACAGTTTTGCTACCCCACGATACTTCTGGTATTAATATGACTATTTTACAAACAAGATat ACAGCACCTTATCAAGCTCCATTCTTTACCACGTGGTTCGTAACGAATTGGACTATGCTGTTCTTTCCCTTATACTTCTTGAGTCGCTTAAGTACCAGACGTTGTCAATCAGTCTCGGAAATTTTCTCGGAGAGCATAAGGGACTTCAGAGATAAAGGTTTCACTATGG GTCGGTTTATGATACGATGTAGTTTGTTCTGTATTTTATGGGTGGGCACAAACTACATGTATATAATGTCATTGCGAATACTCCTAGCAACGGACGTAATGGCACTATTCGCGACTAATGTCTCTTTCGTCTACCTTTTGTCTTGGGTTATATTACACGAACAATTTGTTGGGATTCGT ATAATGGCTGTGATAATCTGCGACACAGGGGTAGCTTTGCTGGCCTACATGGACGGCATAACAGGCAGTCCAACTTTGGGGGGCGTGGTGCTGGCGACGTCTGCGGCAGCCGGTTCGGCCGTCTACAAGGTGCTGTTCAAGAAGGTGATCGGCGACGCCACATATGGTCAGGTGGCATTGTTCTTCTCCATCATCGGTATGCTGAACGCTGCCCTACTGTGGCCGCTTAGTCTGGGGCTGATTCTCACAGGGGTGGAGACGCTTGCGTGGGAGCGTTTGCCTTGGCCCGCGTTGCTTGCATCCTCCTCTTTATATCTAG TTGCCAATCTATTGGGAAACTTCAGTGTTGCCCTAACCTACgacttatttattactttaggACTAATTATGGCCGTCCCTGTCTCCGCAG CGTTGGACGTGTTACTTTATGGTGCTCAATTTGAGGGTATGAAATTGGCCGGAATGATTCTCATCGCCGTAGGATTTTTCCTTGTCATGTTCCCTTCTAACTGGCCAGATTATATCACTAGATTGCTCAG AAATATCATCATGTTGAGTCACAGTGCGAG TCATGCTAGTACTGCCGCTCGACCTGAA ATGGAGCAGGCGGAGCAGGCATGGGAGCGGACAGGGGCAGCACCGTCGCGACGACGTCGACTATCGCACCGGCTATATTCGCTCGCATCTCCGTTCACCGTCGGGCAGGGTGCGGTGACCGTCGACGCCTAG
- the LOC109599906 gene encoding putative thiamine transporter SLC35F3 isoform X3: MTSSKEGSGGDIPTIFNPRGGGGGPTGRQRTPSVLITDDSVANGPFSHADSVSSQQESAGEPLTPPAPTGLAGKLKSCSTSICSKNARKIYFGIWVTLCVTASWVGTTHSIKYLYLRRPYDEEVDDTVLLPHDTSGINMTILQTRYTAPYQAPFFTTWFVTNWTMLFFPLYFLSRLSTRRCQSVSEIFSESIRDFRDKGFTMGRFMIRCSLFCILWVGTNYMYIMSLRILLATDVMALFATNVSFVYLLSWVILHEQFVGIRIMAVIICDTGVALLAYMDGITGSPTLGGVVLATSAAAGSAVYKVLFKKVIGDATYGQVALFFSIIGMLNAALLWPLSLGLILTGVETLAWERLPWPALLASSSLYLVANLLGNFSVALTYDLFITLGLIMAVPVSAALDVLLYGAQFEGMKLAGMILIAVGFFLVMFPSNWPDYITRLLRNIIMLSHSARWSRRSRHGSGQGQHRRDDVDYRTGYIRSHLRSPSGRVR, translated from the exons ATGACGTCCTCGAAGGAGGGTAGCGGGGGTGATATTCCCACAATCTTCAATCCCCGGGGCGGGGGCGGTGGCCCGACAGGACGTCAGAGGACACCGAGTGTCCTCATAACCGACGACAGCGTAGCGAACGGACCGTTCTCGCACGCGGACTCCGTCAGCAGTCAGCAGGAATCGGCGGGTGAACCGCTCACGCCCCCGGCCCCCACCGGACTCGCCGGAAAGTTGAAGAGCTGCTCCACGTCGATCTGTTCCAAGAATGCCAGGAAG ATCTATTTTGGAATCTGGGTAACTTTATGTGTAACTGCATCGTGGGTAGGAACAACTCATTCTATCAAATACTTGTACCTGAGGAGACCATACGATGAAGAAGTTGATGACACAGTTTTGCTACCCCACGATACTTCTGGTATTAATATGACTATTTTACAAACAAGATat ACAGCACCTTATCAAGCTCCATTCTTTACCACGTGGTTCGTAACGAATTGGACTATGCTGTTCTTTCCCTTATACTTCTTGAGTCGCTTAAGTACCAGACGTTGTCAATCAGTCTCGGAAATTTTCTCGGAGAGCATAAGGGACTTCAGAGATAAAGGTTTCACTATGG GTCGGTTTATGATACGATGTAGTTTGTTCTGTATTTTATGGGTGGGCACAAACTACATGTATATAATGTCATTGCGAATACTCCTAGCAACGGACGTAATGGCACTATTCGCGACTAATGTCTCTTTCGTCTACCTTTTGTCTTGGGTTATATTACACGAACAATTTGTTGGGATTCGT ATAATGGCTGTGATAATCTGCGACACAGGGGTAGCTTTGCTGGCCTACATGGACGGCATAACAGGCAGTCCAACTTTGGGGGGCGTGGTGCTGGCGACGTCTGCGGCAGCCGGTTCGGCCGTCTACAAGGTGCTGTTCAAGAAGGTGATCGGCGACGCCACATATGGTCAGGTGGCATTGTTCTTCTCCATCATCGGTATGCTGAACGCTGCCCTACTGTGGCCGCTTAGTCTGGGGCTGATTCTCACAGGGGTGGAGACGCTTGCGTGGGAGCGTTTGCCTTGGCCCGCGTTGCTTGCATCCTCCTCTTTATATCTAG TTGCCAATCTATTGGGAAACTTCAGTGTTGCCCTAACCTACgacttatttattactttaggACTAATTATGGCCGTCCCTGTCTCCGCAG CGTTGGACGTGTTACTTTATGGTGCTCAATTTGAGGGTATGAAATTGGCCGGAATGATTCTCATCGCCGTAGGATTTTTCCTTGTCATGTTCCCTTCTAACTGGCCAGATTATATCACTAGATTGCTCAG AAATATCATCATGTTGAGTCACAGTGCGAG ATGGAGCAGGCGGAGCAGGCATGGGAGCGGACAGGGGCAGCACCGTCGCGACGACGTCGACTATCGCACCGGCTATATTCGCTCGCATCTCCGTTCACCGTCGGGCAGGGTGCGGTGA
- the LOC109599906 gene encoding putative thiamine transporter SLC35F3 isoform X1, whose translation MTSSKEGSGGDIPTIFNPRGGGGGPTGRQRTPSVLITDDSVANGPFSHADSVSSQQESAGEPLTPPAPTGLAGKLKSCSTSICSKNARKIYFGIWVTLCVTASWVGTTHSIKYLYLRRPYDEEVDDTVLLPHDTSGINMTILQTRYTAPYQAPFFTTWFVTNWTMLFFPLYFLSRLSTRRCQSVSEIFSESIRDFRDKGFTMGRFMIRCSLFCILWVGTNYMYIMSLRILLATDVMALFATNVSFVYLLSWVILHEQFVGIRIMAVIICDTGVALLAYMDGITGSPTLGGVVLATSAAAGSAVYKVLFKKVIGDATYGQVALFFSIIGMLNAALLWPLSLGLILTGVETLAWERLPWPALLASSSLYLVANLLGNFSVALTYDLFITLGLIMAVPVSAALDVLLYGAQFEGMKLAGMILIAVGFFLVMFPSNWPDYITRLLRRGTRFFQGKKYHHVESQCEMEQAEQAWERTGAAPSRRRRLSHRLYSLASPFTVGQGAVTVDA comes from the exons ATGACGTCCTCGAAGGAGGGTAGCGGGGGTGATATTCCCACAATCTTCAATCCCCGGGGCGGGGGCGGTGGCCCGACAGGACGTCAGAGGACACCGAGTGTCCTCATAACCGACGACAGCGTAGCGAACGGACCGTTCTCGCACGCGGACTCCGTCAGCAGTCAGCAGGAATCGGCGGGTGAACCGCTCACGCCCCCGGCCCCCACCGGACTCGCCGGAAAGTTGAAGAGCTGCTCCACGTCGATCTGTTCCAAGAATGCCAGGAAG ATCTATTTTGGAATCTGGGTAACTTTATGTGTAACTGCATCGTGGGTAGGAACAACTCATTCTATCAAATACTTGTACCTGAGGAGACCATACGATGAAGAAGTTGATGACACAGTTTTGCTACCCCACGATACTTCTGGTATTAATATGACTATTTTACAAACAAGATat ACAGCACCTTATCAAGCTCCATTCTTTACCACGTGGTTCGTAACGAATTGGACTATGCTGTTCTTTCCCTTATACTTCTTGAGTCGCTTAAGTACCAGACGTTGTCAATCAGTCTCGGAAATTTTCTCGGAGAGCATAAGGGACTTCAGAGATAAAGGTTTCACTATGG GTCGGTTTATGATACGATGTAGTTTGTTCTGTATTTTATGGGTGGGCACAAACTACATGTATATAATGTCATTGCGAATACTCCTAGCAACGGACGTAATGGCACTATTCGCGACTAATGTCTCTTTCGTCTACCTTTTGTCTTGGGTTATATTACACGAACAATTTGTTGGGATTCGT ATAATGGCTGTGATAATCTGCGACACAGGGGTAGCTTTGCTGGCCTACATGGACGGCATAACAGGCAGTCCAACTTTGGGGGGCGTGGTGCTGGCGACGTCTGCGGCAGCCGGTTCGGCCGTCTACAAGGTGCTGTTCAAGAAGGTGATCGGCGACGCCACATATGGTCAGGTGGCATTGTTCTTCTCCATCATCGGTATGCTGAACGCTGCCCTACTGTGGCCGCTTAGTCTGGGGCTGATTCTCACAGGGGTGGAGACGCTTGCGTGGGAGCGTTTGCCTTGGCCCGCGTTGCTTGCATCCTCCTCTTTATATCTAG TTGCCAATCTATTGGGAAACTTCAGTGTTGCCCTAACCTACgacttatttattactttaggACTAATTATGGCCGTCCCTGTCTCCGCAG CGTTGGACGTGTTACTTTATGGTGCTCAATTTGAGGGTATGAAATTGGCCGGAATGATTCTCATCGCCGTAGGATTTTTCCTTGTCATGTTCCCTTCTAACTGGCCAGATTATATCACTAGATTGCTCAG aAGAGGAACGCGATTCTTCCAGGGGAAG AAATATCATCATGTTGAGTCACAGTGCGAG ATGGAGCAGGCGGAGCAGGCATGGGAGCGGACAGGGGCAGCACCGTCGCGACGACGTCGACTATCGCACCGGCTATATTCGCTCGCATCTCCGTTCACCGTCGGGCAGGGTGCGGTGACCGTCGACGCCTAG